The region atggacttgAGTCTACTTTGTAAGGTGGATtcatcacaatttatatactgaatgttcacttgtgaacatttagtacgtaaattgtaaatatttagtatataaattgtgaatatttagtatgtaaattatgtattttgggtccacataataatttgcggAGGTTCAAAGTGCTGGCTtattacgaaaaaaaaaaagtattttagaCAAAACAAATTGTCCATTAGATGGGCTAGACATTtcaaaatagagaaaataataagatggaaataaaattttaatacaattaatgAATTCTTATTTCTTAGAGCAACCAAAAGATAAAGTGAAAATTTGTGTGAACAACATTGCAACTCATTTCAATTGCGTTGATTACTTGATTCGCATGAtgcttatcttttttttttttttttttttggagaatttttcaaagtataaatatttttttaccatATAAAATTCCTGTAACCCAAAATTcatttaatatttgatattgcaATAGATATATAGAATAATAGAATGAATAAAACTTATGAACAACATTATGAACACTTATTATTATAGTTAACGTGATAACTGacaagtatataatatatccatcatGTCATGACTGAATATGTAGCATAGCGATAATAATGtagaaatattaattaaaaaaaaaaaagtggcacaTCCCCATCCCCATTCGCTTAGGCCCTTATGACCCTCAATCCATTGGTTATGAATGCATGAAATCACTAGTTTTGCTCTGCTTCATCACCTTCACCCTCCTCACTATATTTACCATTTTCCCTCTTTCTTTGCCGACGAGGGAAGagctttctttatttttggtaGTCGCTTTCCCCTCCTCGGCTCCTCTTACTTTCTAAAAATCTccaaaaaaagagagaaaatttcTCCCCGagcccccccaaaaaaaaaaaagaaaaaaaaaagaaaaaaaaaaggaaaaaagaaaaaagaaaaaaagaaaaaaaaaatctctctctccccccccccccaacacccacaacacccaaaaaaaaaaaaaaacctccattTTTTCCGCAGGCCACAGACCACCACACGTGCTGGGCTGATCCCCCGTCATAGAAACCGTAGTTTCCATTATTTCCATGTTCGTGACAGAAAATTTTCGAATTTCAGAAAAAGCAGAAAAGGAGAGATACATTTTTCTGTATCTTCTCGGTGTGTTTGGAAGGAGGTAAACAGTGAAGGGGGTCCCATCCTGTTTGTCTCTGGCAgagaaaaacacacacacacacaaaaggaagaaaaaaaaaaaagaataattataataaataaatacccaTCCTCCGCTGCTGCCCTGATTTCCTCTCCTTTCTTATCTATCCCATTTCGCCGCTCGTTAATTCCCATTTCAAACCCTAACGTCCCTTCCCGTTTTCCATTTACGGTTCAAAGCTCGAAACTTTTTGGATTTACGGTAAGATTCAATTTCATCTTCAGGGTGCTTTTTTGGGGTCATATGGTGGGTAATTATTTGTGATTTGGATTTGCTGGTGCTAAATTTGGGTGCAATTTGCaaagattgaattttttttttttgataatttttgtaGGAAACAAAATTTTGTGAGATAATCGGAATTGAAATTTTGGGTTGATTGGAAGATGTCGCTTTTGCCAAAAAGCGATTCGATTCAGATTAGAGAAGTGTGGGATTATAACCTGGAAGAAGAGTTTGATCTGATCAGAGAAATCGTAGACGATTACCCGTATATTGCCATGGATACGGAGTTTCCGGGCATTGTTCTACGGCCGGTGGGGAGTTTCAAGAACAGTAACGATTACCATTATCAAACCCTGAAGGATAATGTGGACATGTTGAAGTTGATACAACTGGGGCTAACCTTTTCGGACGAGAAGGGAAACCTGCCAACTTGTGGGACTGACAAGTACTGCATTTGGCAGTTCAATTTCAGGGAATTCAATCCCAACGAGGATGTTTTCGCGAGCGATTCCATCGAGCTGCTGCGGCAGAGTGGGATTGACTTCGAGAAGAACACGGAGAAGGGGATCGAGGCTAGGAGATTCGGGGAGCTGTTGATGTCATCAGGGATTGTGTTGAACGATAATGTTCACTGGGTGACATTCCACAGCGGGTATGATTTCGGGTACCTGCTGAAGATACTGACTTGCCAGGCGTTGCCGGAGACGCAGCCGGGGTTCTTTGCCCTCATCAACATGTATTTCCCGGTCGTGTTCGACATCAAGCACTTGATGAAGTTCTGCAACAGCCTCCATGGCGGGTTGAACAAGCTCGCGGAGCTGTTGGAAGTCGAGAGAGTGGGCGTCTGCCATCAAGCCGGCTCGGATAGCTTGCTCACTGCTTGTACCTTCAGGAAGTTGAAAGACAACTTCTTTAGTGGCTCACTGGAGAAGTATGCTGGTGTCTTGTATGGTCTAGGCGTTGAGAATGGACAGTATAGCAGCAGCAGCACCCATTGGTGacctacaaaaacaaaaacaaaaacaaaaaccaaaatatGTGACAGTATAGGTGATTGTTTGTGAAGTACATGTGTGCGCTTTAAGGTTGCCTcagtatacacacacactaattCAAAATgtttgttgtttatttatatagaaCAATTTCTCCTTTCTGCATTAGTTTCATAACTTCCTCTTTCTTTGCTGTTTCCTTCCTGCATGCTGG is a window of Ipomoea triloba cultivar NCNSP0323 chromosome 11, ASM357664v1 DNA encoding:
- the LOC115996308 gene encoding probable CCR4-associated factor 1 homolog 6, with translation MSLLPKSDSIQIREVWDYNLEEEFDLIREIVDDYPYIAMDTEFPGIVLRPVGSFKNSNDYHYQTLKDNVDMLKLIQLGLTFSDEKGNLPTCGTDKYCIWQFNFREFNPNEDVFASDSIELLRQSGIDFEKNTEKGIEARRFGELLMSSGIVLNDNVHWVTFHSGYDFGYLLKILTCQALPETQPGFFALINMYFPVVFDIKHLMKFCNSLHGGLNKLAELLEVERVGVCHQAGSDSLLTACTFRKLKDNFFSGSLEKYAGVLYGLGVENGQYSSSSTHW